A section of the Humulus lupulus chromosome 2, drHumLupu1.1, whole genome shotgun sequence genome encodes:
- the LOC133817961 gene encoding pectinesterase 31, which produces MAAGPVILRVAQDGSGDFRTVQEAIDSVPLCNTRRTVIRLSPGIYRQPVYVPKTKNFITLAGLCPEDTVLTWNNTATKIEHHQAPRVIGTGTFGCGSTIVEGEDFIAENVTFENSSPEGSGQAVAIRVTADRCAFYNCRFLGWQDTLYLHYGKQYLKDCYIEGSVDFIFGNSTALLEHCHIHCKAAGFITAQSRKSSQEATGYVFLRCVITGNGGTPYAYLGRPWGPFGRVVFAYTYMDGCINHVGWHNWNKVENERSACFYEYRCFGPGSCPPKRVTWCRELMDEEAGQFLMHAFIDPNAERPWLAQRMALRIPFSA; this is translated from the exons ATGGCGGCGGGCCCTGTTATCTTAAGAGTGGCACAAGACGGCTCCGGTGACTTCCGTACAGTTCAGGAAGCAATTGACTCTGTTCCTCTCTGCAACACCCGTCGAACTGTGATTCGTCTGTCACCCGGAATTTATCGACAGCCCGTGTACGTACCCAAGACCAAGAACTTCATCACCCTCGCCGGTCTGTGCCCGGAGGACACTGTTCTCACCTGGAATAATACCGCCACCAAAATCGAACACCACCAA GCGCCCCGTGTGATTGGTACTGGGACTTTTGGGTGTGGGAGCACTATTGTTGAAGGGGAGGACTTCATTGCCGAAAATGTCACTTTTGAGAACTCTTCTCCTGAG GGTTCAGGCCAAGCTGTGGCGATCAGAGTGACAGCTGACCGATGTGCCTTCTACAATTGCAGATTCCTTGGATGGCAG GATACTCTATACTTGCATTATGGAAAGCAGTATCTCAAAGATTGTTATATTGAAGGAAGCGTGGATTTCATATTTGGCAATAGCACTGCCCTTTTGGAGCATTGTCATATACATTGCAAGGCAGCTGGCTTCATAACTGCCCAGAGTAGGAAGTCCTCTCAAGAGGCAACTGGTTATGTGTTCTTGAG ATGTGTGATCACTGGCAATGGAGGAACTCCATATGCATATCTAGGACGACCATGGGGACCTTTCGGAAGAGTCGTTTTTGCTTACACGTATATGGATGGATGCATCAATCATGTTGGCTGGCATAACTGGAATAAAGTAGAGAATGAAAGAAGTGCTTGCTTTTATGAGTACAG GTGTTTTGGACCTGGTAGTTGCCCCCCAAAGCGGGTGACATGGTGTAGAGAGCTGATGGACGAGGAAGCGGGACAGTTCCTTATGCACGCTTTCATTGATCCAAACGCAGAAAGGCCTTGGCTTGCCCAAAGAATGGCATTGAGGATACCATTTTCGGCTTAA
- the LOC133817962 gene encoding uncharacterized protein At5g39570 → MPYYRDEDAVDDFDEYDPTPYGGGYDIHLTYGRPIPPCEETCYPPLTDDFDYDRPQFSSRSEPSAYADEALDVEYSSYARHKPRPGPAYGFNPGGGHPQGERPEPAYGFQPEAHYGSERPGSEYGSGHGGKSEYDQPEYGSGYGRKPEPESEYGSGYGRKPEPESEYGSGYGRQPEPVSEYGSGYGRQPEPVSEYGSGYGRQPEPVSEYGSGYVRQPEPVSEYGSGYGRRPESEEPSSEYGSGYGRKTENESSGYGASEYVKPSYGDESPKRPSYGKPSYESQEGEGEYGRPSYGRSEEEGYRKPSYERRDDDEDRPKYGYGEESHGRKKYGGDGSDDDEEKRQSRYKHGSDDDEEKKQSRYKQGSDDEEENKHPRYKHHHHHHKSYDDE, encoded by the exons ATGCCTTACTACAGAGACGAAGACGCCGTTGATGACTTCGACGAGTACGATCCGACGCCGTATGGTGGCGGATACGACATTCACCTCACCTATGGTCGTCCCATCCCTCCTTGCGAAGAGACATGTTACCCTCCTTTGACTGATGATTTTGACTACGATCGCCCCCAGTTCTCCTCCCGCAGTGAGCCCTCTGCTTACGCCGACGAGGCTCTTGACGTCGAGTACAGCAGCTACGCCCGCCACAAGCCCCGTCCTGGACCAGCCTATGGCTTCAACCCTGGTGGGGGCCACCCTCAGGGAGAGAGACCTGAGCCGGCTTATGGGTTTCAGCCTGAGGCACACTACGGATCGGAGAGGCCTGGATCTGAATACGGGTCTGGGCATGGCGGGAAGAGTGAGTATGACCAGCCGGAATACGGATCTGGGTACGGTCGAAAGCCCGAACCTGAATCGGAATATGGATCTGGGTATGGCAGAAAGCCGGAACCTGAATCTGAATATGGGTCTGGGTATGGAAGACAGCCGGAACCTGTATCGGAATACGGGTCTGGGTATGGCAGGCAGCCGGAACCCGTATCGGAATACGGGTCTGGGTATGGCAGACAGCCTGAACCCGTATCGGAATACGGGTCTGGGTATGTCAGACAGCCGGAACCCGTATCGGAATACGGATCTGGGTATGGCCGGAGACCTGAATCGGAGGAACCCAGTTCTGAATATGGATCAGGGTATGGTCGCAAGACGGAAAATGAGAGTTCCGGCTATGGAGCGTCTGAGTATGTGAAGCCCTCTTATGGGGATGAGTCACCAAAGAGGCCAAGCTATGGGAAGCCAAGTTACGAGAgccaagaaggagaaggagaataCGGGAGACCAAGTTATGGGCGGTCTGAGGAAGAGGGTTATCGTAAGCCTAGTTATGAGAGGCGTGATGATGATGAGGATCGTCCCAAGTACGGCTACGGCGAGGAGAGTCATGGTCGCAAGAAATAT GGGGGTGATGGCTCTGATGATGATGAAGAGAAGAGGCAGTCTCGCTATAAGCATGGTTCTGATGATGATGAAGAGAAGAAGCAGTCTCGCTATAAGCAAGGCtctgatgatgaagaagagaataagcACCCTCGCTAtaagcaccaccaccaccaccacaagaGCTACGACGACGAGTGA